The following are encoded together in the Oreochromis niloticus isolate F11D_XX linkage group LG12, O_niloticus_UMD_NMBU, whole genome shotgun sequence genome:
- the LOC106098660 gene encoding myosin regulatory light chain 2, atrial isoform, which yields MAVYYRRVGDKITWAVHKTHLASSPGWEPTFIHSDMASKKASNKRQRGGQKSSSNVFSMFEQSQIQEFKEAFGCIDQDRDGVIKKQDLKETYAQLGKLNVKEEELDEMLNEGKGPINFTVFLTLFGEKLNGTDPEDTILAAFKPFDPNGTGFVNKDEFRRLLMNQADKFTAEEVDQAFALAPIDPTGNIDYKSLCYIITHGDEKEES from the exons ATGGCAGTCTATTATAGGAGGGTAGGAGATAAGATAACATGGGCTGTACATAAAACCCACCTAGCATCATCCCCTGGCTGGGAGCCCACCTTCATTCATTCAGACATG GCAAGCAAGAAAGCTTCCAACAAGAGACAGAGGGGAGGACAGAAATCCTCCTCAAATGTCTTTTCCATGTTTGAGCAGTCTCAGATACAGGAGTTCAAGGAG GCGTTTGGTTGCATTGACCAAGACAGAGATGGTGTTATCAAAAAACAGGACCTGAAGGAAACTTATGCACAACTGG GGAAGCTAAATGTCAAAGAGGAGGAGTTGGATGAAATGTTGAATGAAGGGAAGGGTCCCATCAACTTCACTGTGTTTCTGACACTTTTTGGGGAGAAACTCAATG GTACTGATCCTGAAGACACCATACTAGCAGCCTTCAAACCTTTTGATCCTAACGGGACGGGCTTTGTTAATAAGGATGA atttagACGACTACTGATGAATCAGGCTGATAAATTCACAGCAGAGGAG GTGGATCAGGCCTTCGCTCTCGCTCCCATAGATCCAACTGGAAACATTGACTACAAGTCTCTCTGCTACATCATCACACATGGAGATGAGAAGGAAGAATCATGA
- the agpat9l gene encoding glycerol-3-phosphate acyltransferase 3-like, whose translation MDVFWAGALWALKIWLYLIILLIMIPSMFGFSLGISEIYMTILVKTLEWATLNIQKANSDEGTLKPSSSNGLIQRENGSMEKELEELRRSRPKPPVGGDFTLSDCFYFIRQGIESIVDDQVTQRFTSEELVSWNLLTRTNNDFQYISLKLTLVYGLGIIVRYCILAPLRITLTVIGVSWLVIGTSAVGLLPNWRIKFWLSELVHVMCYRICARGLSATIRYHNRENKPKKGGICVANHTSPIDIVILCTDGCYAMVGQVHGGLMGIIQRAMVRSCPHVWFERSEMKDRHLVTKRLKDHVNDKKKLPILIFPEGTCINNTSVMMFKKGSFEIGTTIYPVAIKYDPKFGDAFWNSSKHSMVSYLLRMMTSWALVCNVWYLPAMHQQEGEDAVQFANRVKSAIAHQGGLVDLQWDGGLKRAKVKETFKEQQQKKYSNMVVRDDSSSNSD comes from the exons ATGGACGTTTTCTGGGCGGGAGCCCTTTGGGCACTGAAGATTTGGCTGTACCTCATAATCCTCCTCATCATGATCCCTTCCATGTTTGGATTCTCACTGGGCATTTCCGAGATCTACATGACCATACTGGTGAAAACTTTGGAG TGGGCCACTCTGAATATACAGAAAGCAAATTCAGATGAAGGAACACTCAAACCCTCCTCATCTAATG GTCTCATCCAAAGGGAAAATGGATCAATGGAGAAGGAGCTCGAGGAACTTCGACGAAGTCGCCCAAAACCACCAGTGGGTGGTGATTTTACACTAAGTGACTGTTTCTATTTCATCCGACAAGGGATTGAGAGTATTGTAGATGATcag GTGACCCAGCGGTTCACTTCTGAGGAGCTGGTGTCCTGGAACTTACTGACTCGCACCAACAATGATTTCCAGTACATAAGCCTGAAGCTGACACTGGTCTATGGGCTTGGCATCATTGTGAGATACTGCATCCTTGCCCCCCTCAG AATAACGTTGACCGTCATCGGTGTGAGCTGGTTGGTAATAGGAACATCTGCAGTTGGATTGCTTCCAAACTGGAG gaTAAAGTTCTGGCTCAGTGAGTTGGTCCATGTGATGTGCTACAGAATCTGTGCTCGAGGACTCTCTGCCACCATTCGCTATCACAACAG GGAAAATAAACCCAAAAAAGGAGGAATCTGTGTTGCCAATCATACTTCTCCGATCGACATTGTGATTCTGTGCACAGATGGCTGCTATGCTATG GTGGGTCAGGTCCATGGAGGCCTGATGGGCATTATTCAGAGAGCCATGGTGAGATCCTGTCCTCATGTCTGGTTTGAGAGGTCAGAGATGAAAGATCGCCATCTAGTGACCAAAAG GTTGAAGGACCATgtgaatgacaaaaaaaagcttCCTATATTGATATTTCCAGAGG GAACTTGTATCAACAACACATCTGTCATGATGTTTAAAAAGGGAAGTTTTGAAATTGGAACAACAATATACCCAGTCGCCATTAAG TATGACCCAAAGTTTGGAGATGCTTTCTGGAACAGTTCCAAGCACAGCATGGTCAGTTACCTGCTGAGGATGATGACCAGCTGGGCCCTTGTATGCAATGTCTGGTACCTGCCAGCCATGCACCAACAG GAGGGTGAAGATGCTGTCCAGTTTGCCAACAGAGTGAAGTCAGCCATCGCTCACCAGGGAGGGCTGGTAGATCTGCAATG GGATGGAGGCCTCAAGAGGGCAAAGGTGAAGGAGACATtcaaagagcagcagcagaagaagtaCAGCAACATGGTGGTGAgagatgacagcagcagcaacagcgaCTGA
- the myl7 gene encoding myosin regulatory light chain 2, atrial isoform: MASKKASNKRQRGGQKSSSNVFSMFEQSQIQEFKEAFGCIDQDRDGVIKKQDLKETYAQLGKLNVKEEELDEMLNEGKGPINFTVFLTLFGEKLSGTDPEDTILAAFKLFDPNGTGFVNKDEFRRLLMNQADKFTAEEVDQAFALAPIDPTGNIDYKSLCYIITHGDEKEES; this comes from the exons ATG gCAAGCAAGAAAGCTTCCAACAAGAGACAGAGGGGAGGACAGAAATCCTCCTCAAATGTCTTTTCCATGTTTGAGCAGTCTCAGATACAGGAGTTCAAGGAG GCGTTTGGTTGCATTGACCAAGACAGAGATGGTGTTATCAAAAAACAGGACCTGAAGGAAACTTATGCACAACTGG GGAAGCTAAATGTCAAAGAGGAGGAGTTGGATGAAATGTTGAATGAAGGGAAGGGTCCCATCAACTTTACTGTGTTTCTGACACTTTTTGGGGAGAAACTCAGTG GTACTGATCCTGAAGACACCATACTAGCAGCCTTCAAACTTTTTGACCCCAATGGAACAGGCTTTGTTAATAAGGATGA ATTTAGACGACTACTGATGAATCAGGCTGATAAATTCACAGCAGAGGAG GTGGATCAGGCCTTCGCTCTCGCTCCCATAGATCCAACTGGAAACATTGACTACAAGTCTCTCTGCTACATCATCACACATGGAGATGAGAAGGAAGAATCATGA